Proteins encoded within one genomic window of Bombina bombina isolate aBomBom1 chromosome 1, aBomBom1.pri, whole genome shotgun sequence:
- the LOC128652690 gene encoding zinc finger protein 239-like has protein sequence MDSDTVQNKKDEDTCKKDVQESDQSDARLDSESSSGHESPVLDKEKRMTKYPLRKHSKESSQNSGDELTTDDEHCSNESEEAQPKPNEKKSDLPTRKPPVDPKGRCRKRSKNNSEISEIAIDCTSYKAQKTYICTECGRTCISSSHLVIHQRSHTGERPFSCTDCGKSFARRSSLVIHERIHTGERPYTCTHCGKSFTSSATLSTHIRIHTGEKPYVCWKCGKSFTSNSSLFIHNRTHTGERPYICIECGKNFSCKSALVIHKRSHTGEKPYTCEQCGKSFADNSRLVKHKTAHTGDWAYVCTVCGKGFTCYSNLNVHQRSHTGERPYACNKCDKRFALNRDLVRHQTTHTGERPFSCSECGKSFSRKAHLTTHLKIHARSKTKIGCE, from the coding sequence ATAGTGAATCTTCAAGTGGGCATGAATCCCCAGTATTGGATAAAGAAAAGAGAATGACCAAATATCCTCTTCGAAAACATTCTAAAGAATCCTCTCAGAATTCTGGGGACGAACTCACAACTGATGATGAGCATTGTTCTAATGAAAGTGAAGAGGCACAACCTAAACCCAATGAGAAGAAGAGTGATCTTCCCACTCGCAAACCCCCAGTAGATCCTAAAGGTAGATGCCGGAAGCGAAGCAAAAACAATTCAGAGATATCGGAGATTGCAATTGATTGTACATCATACAAAGCACAAAAAACCTATATATGTACTGAATGTGGCAGAACCTGCATTTCAAGTTCACATCTTGTTATACATCAGAGATCTCACACAGGAGAGAGGCCTTTTTCATGTACAGATTGTGGGAAAAGTTTTGCTAGAAGATCGTCACTTGTAATTCATGAAAGAATCCATACTGGAGAAAGgccatatacatgtacacattgcGGGAAAAGCTTTACCAGTAGTGCCACTTTATCTACACATATAAGAATTCATACTGGTGAAAAACCATATGTATGCTGGAAATGTGGGAAAAGCTTCACTAGTAACTCTTCCCTATTTATACATAACAGAACACATACCGGAGAAAGACCTTATATATGTATTGAATGTGGAAAAAACTTTTCTTGTAAATCTGCTCTTGTGATACACAAGAGAtctcacacaggagagaaaccataTACTTGTGAGCAATGTGGCAAAAGTTTTGCTGATAATTCAAGGCTTGTTAAACACAAGACAGCTCATACTGGGGACTGGGCTTACGTATGCACAGTGTGTGGCAAAGGTTTTACTTGTTATTCAAATCTTAATGTGCATCAGAGATCCCACACAGGCGAGAGGCCATATGCATGCAATAAATGTGATAAAAGATTTGCTCTTAATAGAGATCTTGTTAGACACCAGAcaacacacacaggagagagaccattttcatgttctgaatgcggCAAGAGCTTTAGTCGTAAGGCACATCTTACTACACACTTGAAAATTCACGCAAGATCAAAGACAAAGATAGGCTGCGAATGA